The DNA window TTTGTGATTCTCTTGTGATCTTTGACTTGCAGGTCTCATATAAGAAAAAATAACAGTCTTGTCAGTTATTTTATAAAGATGCAGCCCCCAGTGTCATAGCTTTACATCTCAGAAACCTTTTGAGAtggtgacttcatatttgcatgCTTATATAGCAACGCCTTAATATGTTGCTGACCATGACCTTGACCTAATATGACTTCTatgttgaggtcatgtgactttttataTTTGTGCTGTATATAGAGTATACAGTTTTAGTTATTGTCTTGCtgtggtacacagctgtattcttccAGTAAACATTCACCTTTTACACTGCTGCATTGTGGTAAATGCTGTCCATATCAATTATACATACCATACTGCTCTAAATGTTCACACAAGGAAAGGAACAAACTAATGGTCTGGCTGCGGTATTGTTCTCCACATTTCCTAAACATGCATTCATACTTCATGTATGTACAAGATTTCTATTTACTCACTGTTACTAGAACATGTCCAAGGGTATTGTGCACGGAACTACAGTAACACTTATGGTAGCCTGTGTTTCTTTGCTTCACCCTGAAGTACAGTAAGAACAAACAAATGGTAATGTAATGTGCAGCATTCCAGTAAATCCGACTAGTATTGCAGTTGAAATTGGTTTGGTGGTCACAACCTGGCACCTGTACACACATTTCAACATGTGAATAAGTAGTGTGCATTTAATACTCCAGGAATCTTTGCAGCAGCATAACTGCAGCTTGAGTGTCTTGAACCCCTTGCTGGCATTGACTGTCTGCGTATTTATTTGTGTACCAATTAATGAAAGCCAATCTAACCTAACAGCATCATTTATTCACTTAAGCACCATCTTAATCTAATGCTAAAAGCTTTCTTCTAGGGGTGTGGATTTTGTGGACATCTGAACAGCAGGGTATCAAATTTTGCTGGTTTGCAAGTCTTCAGAATCACATTAATATATTCAAGCAAAAATGTATCAATTTGGAAAATAATTCTAAAGCCTTTGTGTATATCAGCTAATGCCTACTgggttttttaaatcatttatttattttttaataaatacgtTTAAATTTACGGTATGCATTCTTTATACTATCAGGTGGAATATTTTTCAGGATTTGCAGGAACCCAAAGTTTATACACTGTTACACGTAAAAATGACCTTCAAACATATCGATCCCTTTATTAGGTGAAGAGAAGCTGACGTGCAGTGCACTGATCTTCCCGAGTTATTTGAAGAGCCATAAATTAATGTTACAGGGCTTAACACTGTGTTCTAGATCAAGGGAAATAGTTAGctgaaaaaagataaataaaatacttggaggcataataataataaaaaaaatgtattgggaAATGTTTATACTGCAATAAAATCAAAAGGCAATACAATATGTTCAGCACCGTCATGAATATAACTGACTCTTAtcagttatatatatagaatattatcaTTGGAATAAAGCAAGTCAGTAACAATAACTTTAGCTGAAAACATCATTGACATCTTACAACCTAGGTCTTaagttttttttgcatcataaaaGGCAATTTTTGGTCAACATTGTGTGCTTGTACCACTATGGCAATTTCTAATTTTAGATGGTAATACTAAAGCTTTAGACGAAGCTTGTACTGTTTATGTGCATATATAAAGGCCATATGATGATTCAGTggtatataataatttaaacatatctTGTAGtcatatttgataaaaaaaagacctgaacactatatatatatatatatatatatatatatatatatatatatatatatatatatataaagcatatgTAAACCAGAAGGTAAGTTACTGCAATAAGTCATTGACTGCAAGGAATTACTTCAGAATACTCATGATACACGAGTACAGAATTCTATAAATACACAGTTCACAATGGAAATCAATTCAATTTCATGTTCCAAGGAGTCTGAGATTTGAGATTATATGTTTGTTGTCCTGGTTCCAAGAGTTAGATCACCGAGTGTGGCAAAAaactcttccatttctttttgcAAGAGTTGGTTTCTTCTCTCTGCATCGTCTCGAGCCCTGTCTGAGTTTCGAAGTTTTATTTCAAGCattgcatatttctttttttcttggtcCAGTTCCTCCTCCAGTCTATTGACTTCCTCGTGCAGCTCTGCACTTGATTCTTCAAGTCTAGAAATTAACAgacaagcatgtcagtaacatgGCTGCAAAGTCAAAATTAGAGCTCTCAAATTATTCATGACCAACAGTATGTTCCGAATATTATAGATATACTAGAAGGTATTTAAGACCTCAATGTCACTAGTTGGGCAAATTAGGTGTTTGGaccatggtaaagtatattgaaatattgatttacagaatgtgttctcaagatacatgtTCCAATTGAAATGTGACATACAAATGTACTAACAGGCACTCTACCCTCATACTGGATATCCACAGATAATCTTGCTTTGTATACAAGCAGTCTGCATTTTTTCATTGCTGATACAGGACGGCTGGCTCCAATAGTTTTGGAGTTTTGCCCCTTTGCGTGATGTCAACAAAACCAGGCCgctttgtgtgtggttttgtgtttatACACAGGGGTGCGGAAACAACTTGATTGTTTTCAAATTTTGGTAAATACAGAGGCAAGTACAGATGGACTGAATAAGAAAAAactatagaaaaaaacaaattaaaaaaatctgacaaCTGCTGGCGGAAAGATCTGCAATCGTACTGAACCcgcaaatgcaaaaataaaaataaaaggatggTTTTCGTAAGCCTGAAGGGAACTAAAATCTACTGCCGTTAAATCGAAAGTAAAAGAACTGCTGCTGTATTGTTTTAAGGTAGATTTTAACTCTAGTATTGCATATACATgtacgtgtttatttatttacgaaAAATactttctgtatattttttaattcataaagTTTGTACAGtggaggtaaaaaaaacaaaacatccttaTGTAGCCATGCggttaataatttttttatttttaaacctacaTCCATTTAGCAGTGTCTCTGATTTTGACATAAGTAAGGTTTCAGAAGCAAATTCTAATAAAGTGAACCTATGAAAACAGACATTGCACTCTATTTATAGAACTTTAAGTCACCAAATTGGTTTGTGACTAAATCCAATACAATAACCTTTGACGGCAAAGTCTCTGAAACTTAACAAACAAATGAACacgtttcatgatgtttcagggATGAACCCGTGGTCTGAATCACATCAAAGTTTATGGCACTGCCAAAGCTATACTTCATAATATTTTGATATCGTTTTGATTTATTCCAGGCCTGACTCAGCTCAAAACTAATAGTCTTGTAATGTAAGTGATTTATTACATAATTTTGGGAActtgtagaaaaaacaaaaaacaaaaaaacgcataATTCCAGCCTTGTTTGAAACAATACTTGGTTAATTTCTTCAGAAATATCAACAAAATCATTACCTTCTTATCCTGGTCTCATATTCCACTTTTTGGTTCCCTAGCTCCTCTCTGAGCTCTGTAACCAGGCTTGTCAGTGCTTTTGAACAGCTGACAGAGTCATTTGATGCAGTCACCATGTTACTGTGTTCACTGCAGCTCATGCTGCTAATGCAAACTTCCAACCCCTCGCTACTGTTCTCCAACTCAGAGGTTTTGATGTCACTCTGCCCTTGAGAGGCCTGTGTAGACCAttccactttgccacagatctGCCCTGAAGAGTCACTTGCATTGCAGGCAGGGCAGCTACTGACAGAGTCTGGAACAGAAATCTCACAAGAAGAAGTGGACCACGTTGTGCTGGCTACACTCGGTACGCTCAGGCTGGATGCAGTAACGTTGTCGTATGTTGACAGTCTTTGGGGGGAGCCTGAGTCTTTAAGCCGGTCTCCCGATGAAGTCCTTCTATGGCCACGGAGGGATGAAAGTCCACTAATTAGCCAATTTCCACTAGATGATAAATTTGGAATATCCACTGAGGAGCCACCTAATTTAACACTGCTGGATCTCCCCCCTGAACTTTTAAAGGAATATTTCCAGGTTGGAAGGGACTTTATCTGCTTACTGGGACTGGTTTCTGCTTGGCTTTTTGCATCTCCCTTTCCCTGAGATGCAACTTTGGACAGCATCATTGGGGTGCTGATGTTAACGTCCAGTGAAGTGGCGCTGCTGCAGAGATCATCAGGTTGATTCACGCTTTTGTTCTTTGAGTGGCTTCCCTGTAGGTCTTCTTCAGAAATCCACTCAACCATGTTGCGTTGAAACAGGGGTCTTCCTTCTTGCTGGGCGACAGTGGCTTCTGTTTCTGTACTGATGAGAAGTCGTTCATGTTCGCTAATAAGCACTGTCATAAGATGCT is part of the Polyodon spathula isolate WHYD16114869_AA chromosome 13, ASM1765450v1, whole genome shotgun sequence genome and encodes:
- the LOC121326171 gene encoding rho GTPase-activating protein 22-like isoform X2; the protein is MGVCCCKVKKRHADQIKGGAGERDRAAVNHEAVLLMANSQNDMEDWVKAVRRVIWAPFGGGIFGQRLEDTVQYEKKFGQRLAPLMVEQCVDFIRERGLDEEGLFRMPGQANLVKELQDAFDCGDKPLFDSNTDVHTVASLLKLYLRELPEPVIPFAKYEDFLSCAQLLARDEVEGIQELVNQVKNLPQANYNLLKYICKFLDEVQSHSNENKMSVQNLATVFGPNILRPKFEDPVTIMEGTSLVQHLMTVLISEHERLLISTETEATVAQQEGRPLFQRNMVEWISEEDLQGSHSKNKSVNQPDDLCSSATSLDVNISTPMMLSKVASQGKGDAKSQAETSPSKQIKSLPTWKYSFKSSGGRSSSVKLGGSSVDIPNLSSSGNWLISGLSSLRGHRRTSSGDRLKDSGSPQRLSTYDNVTASSLSVPSVASTTWSTSSCEISVPDSVSSCPACNASDSSGQICGKVEWSTQASQGQSDIKTSELENSSEGLEVCISSMSCSEHSNMVTASNDSVSCSKALTSLVTELREELGNQKVEYETRIRRLEESSAELHEEVNRLEEELDQEKKKYAMLEIKLRNSDRARDDAERRNQLLQKEMEEFFATLGDLTLGTRTTNI
- the LOC121326171 gene encoding rho GTPase-activating protein 22-like isoform X3, giving the protein MPFFTAKHLKKRKVRKGGAGERDRAAVNHEAVLLMANSQNDMEDWVKAVRRVIWAPFGGGIFGQRLEDTVQYEKKFGQRLAPLMVEQCVDFIRERGLDEEGLFRMPGQANLVKELQDAFDCGDKPLFDSNTDVHTVASLLKLYLRELPEPVIPFAKYEDFLSCAQLLARDEVEGIQELVNQVKNLPQANYNLLKYICKFLDEVQSHSNENKMSVQNLATVFGPNILRPKFEDPVTIMEGTSLVQHLMTVLISEHERLLISTETEATVAQQEGRPLFQRNMVEWISEEDLQGSHSKNKSVNQPDDLCSSATSLDVNISTPMMLSKVASQGKGDAKSQAETSPSKQIKSLPTWKYSFKSSGGRSSSVKLGGSSVDIPNLSSSGNWLISGLSSLRGHRRTSSGDRLKDSGSPQRLSTYDNVTASSLSVPSVASTTWSTSSCEISVPDSVSSCPACNASDSSGQICGKVEWSTQASQGQSDIKTSELENSSEGLEVCISSMSCSEHSNMVTASNDSVSCSKALTSLVTELREELGNQKVEYETRIRRLEESSAELHEEVNRLEEELDQEKKKYAMLEIKLRNSDRARDDAERRNQLLQKEMEEFFATLGDLTLGTRTTNI
- the LOC121326171 gene encoding rho GTPase-activating protein 22-like isoform X1; this encodes MLSPKIKQTRRARSKSMVMGEMSRSSNRPASPGLQERAVKAGWLKKQRSIMKNWQLRWFVLRTDQLYFYKDKEETKPQGCIPLQGSQVNELSANPEEPGKHLFEIVPGGAGERDRAAVNHEAVLLMANSQNDMEDWVKAVRRVIWAPFGGGIFGQRLEDTVQYEKKFGQRLAPLMVEQCVDFIRERGLDEEGLFRMPGQANLVKELQDAFDCGDKPLFDSNTDVHTVASLLKLYLRELPEPVIPFAKYEDFLSCAQLLARDEVEGIQELVNQVKNLPQANYNLLKYICKFLDEVQSHSNENKMSVQNLATVFGPNILRPKFEDPVTIMEGTSLVQHLMTVLISEHERLLISTETEATVAQQEGRPLFQRNMVEWISEEDLQGSHSKNKSVNQPDDLCSSATSLDVNISTPMMLSKVASQGKGDAKSQAETSPSKQIKSLPTWKYSFKSSGGRSSSVKLGGSSVDIPNLSSSGNWLISGLSSLRGHRRTSSGDRLKDSGSPQRLSTYDNVTASSLSVPSVASTTWSTSSCEISVPDSVSSCPACNASDSSGQICGKVEWSTQASQGQSDIKTSELENSSEGLEVCISSMSCSEHSNMVTASNDSVSCSKALTSLVTELREELGNQKVEYETRIRRLEESSAELHEEVNRLEEELDQEKKKYAMLEIKLRNSDRARDDAERRNQLLQKEMEEFFATLGDLTLGTRTTNI